A DNA window from Theobroma cacao cultivar B97-61/B2 chromosome 5, Criollo_cocoa_genome_V2, whole genome shotgun sequence contains the following coding sequences:
- the LOC18598914 gene encoding pentatricopeptide repeat-containing protein At2g41720 isoform X1, translated as MITLPHPLPLKLTLQSPDSTHSTRPKSLVLCKKRKNDTAFEDQKSGFVDYDKGQHEVSTRVSGLRKADIPKRYRLRVEGDRFQKDWTVSEVVDQIQELNHWENVEPVLNRWVGRFARKNFPFLIKELTQRGAIEHSVKVFDWMKNQKNYCARNDIYNMMIRLHARHNRTDQARGLFFEMQKWRCKPDAETYNALIHAHGRAGQWRWAMNIMEDMLSAAIPPSRSTYNNLINACGSSGNWREALKVCKKMTENGVGPDLVTHNIVLSAYKNGAQYSKALSYFELMKGTNIPPDTTTLNIVINCLVKLGQYGKAIDIFNSMREKRADCHPDIVTFTSIIHLYSVSGQMENCKAVFNTMLAEGIRPNIVTYNTLMAAYASHGMSEEAFAVFEQIKHNGFRPDVVSFTSLLNAYGRSQQPDKAREVFVIMKRDNCKPNLVSYNALIDAYGSNGLLAEAVEVLRHMEQDGIHPNIVSICTLLAACGRCGQKVKIDAVLSAAELRGIKLNTVAYNSAIGSYMNVGEFEKAVALYKSMRKRNVMPDSVTYTVLISGYCKMSKYGEALGFLDDMVALKLPLTKEVYSSLICVYSKQGQVAEAESMFNMMKVASCCPDVVAYTAMLHAYNAAENWEKACALFLDMETNDVQPDSVACSALMRAFNKGGRPSKVLVLAEYMREKAIPLNDATFFEMVSACSMLRDWKTTMDLINLMEPLFPLVSIGLMNQLLHLVGKSGKIESMMKLFYKMIASGAAVNFNTYSILLKNLLAAGNWRKYIEVLQWMEDAGIQPSNGMFVDIVSFSQKGCGAEYADKIRERLESMRRSEDQNSSGMVASPLSTSPLIIGSEV; from the exons ATGATTACTCTACCCCACCCACTTCCTCTCAAACTCACTCTCCAGTCGCCCGACTCTACTCACTCCACTCGCCCCAAGTCCCTAGTCCTCTGCAAGAAACGCAAGAACGACACCGCGTTCGAGGACCAGAAATCCGGCTTCGTCGACTACGACAAGGGCCAGCACGAGGTCTCCACTCGGGTGAGTGGACTCAGGAAGGCCGATATACCTAAACGGTACCGTTTGCGTGTGGAAGGCGACCGTTTCCAGAAGGACTGGACCGTATCCGAGGTCGTCGACCAAATTCAGGAGCTCAATCATTGGGAAAACGTCGAACCGGTGCTGAACAGGTGGGTTGGCCGTTTTGCTAGGAAAAATTTCCCGTTTCTCATCAAG GAGCTGACGCAAAGGGGTGCAATTGAACATAGTGTAAAAGTATTTGACTGgatgaaaaatcaaaagaactACTGTGCGCGAAACGATATCTACAATATGATGATAAGATTACATGCTAGACATAATCGGACAGATCAAGCACGTGGTTTGTTCTTCGAAATGCAAAAGTGGAG GTGCAAACCTGATGCTGAGACATACAATGCTCTTATCCATGCACATGGTCGAGCAGGTCAATGGCGCTGGGCTATGAATATCATGGAAGACATGCTCAGTGCAGCT ATCCCTCCAAGTCGATCAACCTATAACAACTTGATCAACGCTTGTGGATCTAGTGGAAATTGGAGAGAAGCTCTGAAGGtttgcaagaaaatgacaGAAAATGGAGTTGGGCCAGATCTGGTTACACACAACATCGTATTGTCTGCATATAAGAACGGGGCTCAGTATTCAAAAGCTTTGTCTTATTTTGAACTGATGAAAGGAACAAATATTCCCCCTGACACAACTACCCTAAATATTGTGATAAATTGCCTGGTGAAGCTTGGACAATATGGAAAAgctattgatatttttaattcCATGAGAGAAAAGAGAGCAGATTGCCACCCTGACATTGTTACATTCACCAGCATCATTCATCTGTATTCTGTTAGTGGACAGATGGAAAATTGTAAGGCTGTGTTTAATACAATGCTTGCAGAAGGTATAAGACCCAATATTGTTACATATAACACACTAATGGCTGCGTATGCTTCACACGGAATGAGTGAAGAGGCATTTGCAGTTTTTGAGCAGATAAAACATAATGGTTTTCGTCCAGATGTTGTCTCTTTTACTTCTTTACTGAATGCTTATGGAAGATCACAGCAGCCTGACAAAGCTAGGGAAGTTTTTGTCATAATGAAGAGAGATAATTGCAAACCTAATCTTGTAAGCTATAATGCATTGATTGATGCCTATGGATCTAATGGTTTATTAGCTGAGGCTGTGGAAGTCTTGCGTCATATGGAGCAAGATGGGATTCACCCAAACATAGTCTCAATATGCACCCTCTTAGCCGCCTGTGGGCGCTGTGGGCAAAAGGTGAAGATTGATGCTGTACTTTCAGCAGCTGAGTTACGAGGTATCAAACTGAACACAGTTGCCTACAATTCAGCAATTGGAAGCTATATGAATGTCGGAGAGTTTGAGAAGGCTGTAGCTTTGTACAAATCCATGAGGAAAAGGAATGTCATGCCAGATTCTGTTACTTATACGGTATTGATAAGTGGTTACTGTAAAATGTCAAAATATGGTGAGGCCCTAGGCTTTCTTGATGATATGGTGGCTTTAAAACTTCCTCTAACCAAGGAGGTGTACTCATCTCTTATTTGTGTTTACAGTAAACAG GGCCAAGTTGCTGAAGCAGAATCAATGTTCAACATGATGAAGGTTGCCAGTTGTTGTCCTGATGTTGTTGCATATACTGCAATGCTGCATGCATACAATGCTGCAG AAAATTGGGAAAAAGCTTGTGCACTATTTCTAGATATGGAAACAAATGACGTCCAACCTGATTCTGTAGCATGTTCAGCTCTAATGAGAGCTTTTAATAAGGGAGGACGACCATCCAAGGTTCTTGTTTTGGCAGAGTATATGAGAGAGAAAGCAATCCCTTTAAATGATGCTACTTTCTTTGAAATGGTGTCAGCTTGTAGCAT GTTACGAGATTGGAAGACCACAATGGACCTGATCAATCTAATGGAGCCTTTGTTCCCTTTAGTGTCCATTGGACTAATGAATCAGCTCCTTCATCTGGTTGGAAAAAGTGGAAAAATTGAGTCGATGATGAAG CTGTTTTACAAGATGATAGCATCAGGTGCTGCAGTCAACTTCAATACCTATTCAATCTTGTTGAAGAATCTTTTGGCTGCTGGAAATTGGCGAAAATACATTGAG GTTCTTCAGTGGATGGAGGATGCTGGAATTCAACCTTCGAATGGGATGTTCGTTGATATTGTCTCCTTTTCACAGAAAGGTTGTGGGGCTGAATATGCAGATAAAATACGAGAAAGACTGG AATCCATGAGAAGATCTGAGGATCAAAATTCAAGCGGCATGGTTGCATCTCCTCTGTCGACCTCACCATTGATTATTGGATCAGAGGTGTGA
- the LOC18598914 gene encoding pentatricopeptide repeat-containing protein At2g41720 isoform X2 has product MKNQKNYCARNDIYNMMIRLHARHNRTDQARGLFFEMQKWRCKPDAETYNALIHAHGRAGQWRWAMNIMEDMLSAAIPPSRSTYNNLINACGSSGNWREALKVCKKMTENGVGPDLVTHNIVLSAYKNGAQYSKALSYFELMKGTNIPPDTTTLNIVINCLVKLGQYGKAIDIFNSMREKRADCHPDIVTFTSIIHLYSVSGQMENCKAVFNTMLAEGIRPNIVTYNTLMAAYASHGMSEEAFAVFEQIKHNGFRPDVVSFTSLLNAYGRSQQPDKAREVFVIMKRDNCKPNLVSYNALIDAYGSNGLLAEAVEVLRHMEQDGIHPNIVSICTLLAACGRCGQKVKIDAVLSAAELRGIKLNTVAYNSAIGSYMNVGEFEKAVALYKSMRKRNVMPDSVTYTVLISGYCKMSKYGEALGFLDDMVALKLPLTKEVYSSLICVYSKQGQVAEAESMFNMMKVASCCPDVVAYTAMLHAYNAAENWEKACALFLDMETNDVQPDSVACSALMRAFNKGGRPSKVLVLAEYMREKAIPLNDATFFEMVSACSMLRDWKTTMDLINLMEPLFPLVSIGLMNQLLHLVGKSGKIESMMKLFYKMIASGAAVNFNTYSILLKNLLAAGNWRKYIEVLQWMEDAGIQPSNGMFVDIVSFSQKGCGAEYADKIRERLESMRRSEDQNSSGMVASPLSTSPLIIGSEV; this is encoded by the exons atgaaaaatcaaaagaactACTGTGCGCGAAACGATATCTACAATATGATGATAAGATTACATGCTAGACATAATCGGACAGATCAAGCACGTGGTTTGTTCTTCGAAATGCAAAAGTGGAG GTGCAAACCTGATGCTGAGACATACAATGCTCTTATCCATGCACATGGTCGAGCAGGTCAATGGCGCTGGGCTATGAATATCATGGAAGACATGCTCAGTGCAGCT ATCCCTCCAAGTCGATCAACCTATAACAACTTGATCAACGCTTGTGGATCTAGTGGAAATTGGAGAGAAGCTCTGAAGGtttgcaagaaaatgacaGAAAATGGAGTTGGGCCAGATCTGGTTACACACAACATCGTATTGTCTGCATATAAGAACGGGGCTCAGTATTCAAAAGCTTTGTCTTATTTTGAACTGATGAAAGGAACAAATATTCCCCCTGACACAACTACCCTAAATATTGTGATAAATTGCCTGGTGAAGCTTGGACAATATGGAAAAgctattgatatttttaattcCATGAGAGAAAAGAGAGCAGATTGCCACCCTGACATTGTTACATTCACCAGCATCATTCATCTGTATTCTGTTAGTGGACAGATGGAAAATTGTAAGGCTGTGTTTAATACAATGCTTGCAGAAGGTATAAGACCCAATATTGTTACATATAACACACTAATGGCTGCGTATGCTTCACACGGAATGAGTGAAGAGGCATTTGCAGTTTTTGAGCAGATAAAACATAATGGTTTTCGTCCAGATGTTGTCTCTTTTACTTCTTTACTGAATGCTTATGGAAGATCACAGCAGCCTGACAAAGCTAGGGAAGTTTTTGTCATAATGAAGAGAGATAATTGCAAACCTAATCTTGTAAGCTATAATGCATTGATTGATGCCTATGGATCTAATGGTTTATTAGCTGAGGCTGTGGAAGTCTTGCGTCATATGGAGCAAGATGGGATTCACCCAAACATAGTCTCAATATGCACCCTCTTAGCCGCCTGTGGGCGCTGTGGGCAAAAGGTGAAGATTGATGCTGTACTTTCAGCAGCTGAGTTACGAGGTATCAAACTGAACACAGTTGCCTACAATTCAGCAATTGGAAGCTATATGAATGTCGGAGAGTTTGAGAAGGCTGTAGCTTTGTACAAATCCATGAGGAAAAGGAATGTCATGCCAGATTCTGTTACTTATACGGTATTGATAAGTGGTTACTGTAAAATGTCAAAATATGGTGAGGCCCTAGGCTTTCTTGATGATATGGTGGCTTTAAAACTTCCTCTAACCAAGGAGGTGTACTCATCTCTTATTTGTGTTTACAGTAAACAG GGCCAAGTTGCTGAAGCAGAATCAATGTTCAACATGATGAAGGTTGCCAGTTGTTGTCCTGATGTTGTTGCATATACTGCAATGCTGCATGCATACAATGCTGCAG AAAATTGGGAAAAAGCTTGTGCACTATTTCTAGATATGGAAACAAATGACGTCCAACCTGATTCTGTAGCATGTTCAGCTCTAATGAGAGCTTTTAATAAGGGAGGACGACCATCCAAGGTTCTTGTTTTGGCAGAGTATATGAGAGAGAAAGCAATCCCTTTAAATGATGCTACTTTCTTTGAAATGGTGTCAGCTTGTAGCAT GTTACGAGATTGGAAGACCACAATGGACCTGATCAATCTAATGGAGCCTTTGTTCCCTTTAGTGTCCATTGGACTAATGAATCAGCTCCTTCATCTGGTTGGAAAAAGTGGAAAAATTGAGTCGATGATGAAG CTGTTTTACAAGATGATAGCATCAGGTGCTGCAGTCAACTTCAATACCTATTCAATCTTGTTGAAGAATCTTTTGGCTGCTGGAAATTGGCGAAAATACATTGAG GTTCTTCAGTGGATGGAGGATGCTGGAATTCAACCTTCGAATGGGATGTTCGTTGATATTGTCTCCTTTTCACAGAAAGGTTGTGGGGCTGAATATGCAGATAAAATACGAGAAAGACTGG AATCCATGAGAAGATCTGAGGATCAAAATTCAAGCGGCATGGTTGCATCTCCTCTGTCGACCTCACCATTGATTATTGGATCAGAGGTGTGA